Within the Bacillus marinisedimentorum genome, the region GAATTATCCCCTTCCCAAATCAGAAACTTATCAGGCTTATTCCATCAGCGGGTCATCGATCGGACCCAGCTCATACTAGATATTTTCGCGGGTCGGGCAAAGTCGAGGGAAGGCCAGCTGCAGGTCGAGCTTGCCCAGCTTCAATATTTGCTGCCAAGACTCGGCGGGCAGGGTGAAGCAATGTCCAGGCTTGGTGCCGGCATCGGGACGAGGGGACCGGGTGAAACCAAACTGGAATCGGACCGCCGCCATATCAGGCGCCGTATCGATGACTTGAAAAAACAGCTTCAGGTCATCGTCGAACATAGGGAGCGCTATCGTGAAAGGAGAAAAAGGAACAGAGCGACCCAGATAGCGCTTGTAGGATACACAAATGCCGGAAAATCAACCCTGTTCAACAAGCTGACAGAAGCGGAATCATTTGAGGAGGATCTGCTGTTTGCTACCCTTGATCCGTTAACGAGGAAAATGATTATTCCATCTGGGGCAACTGTTTTGCTGACCGACACTGTCGGGTTCATCCAGGATTTGCCGACAACCCTCGTGGCAGCTTTCCGGTCAACCCTCGAAGAAGTTAAGGAGGCAGACTTAATCGTTCATGTCGTGGACTCATCGAACCCGGATCATTTCAATCATGAAGAAACAGTGTATGAACTGCTCGAAGACCTAGGGGTCAACGACATTCCGATTCTTACAGTCTATAACAAAAAGGATGAAATGCTTGAAGACTTTATTCCCGGAACGCGTGCCGGTTCCAAATTGCTGATCAGTGCATTCGAAGAAGAGGATATCAACCGGTTGAAAGCGGAAGTCCAATCTTGCCTGATTAAGGAAATGACCGCTTACGATGTGACTGTCAATGAAAATAACGGGCGCCTTCTTGCGCGGCTCGCTGCCGAAACGATCCTGCAGGAAAGAACATACGATGAAGCTGAAACAGGTTACCGCTGTACGGGGTATATCCACCCGCACGTGCCATTGTATAAAGAACTGGCTGAAAATAAAGGAGAATAGCAGCATGTACGAACATTTTACAAACAGCAGTAAAATCGAGCAATACGCCAATGAAATCGAAAAACAAATCGAACCGCTTCACCGGATAGCTGATCAAACAGCTGAATCGAACCAATTCCGCGTCCTGGAAAGCTTCCGTCATTTCCAGGTAAGTGATTTTCATTTCACACCCTCGACCGGCTACGGCTATGATGATGCCGGCCGGGACACATTGGAAAGGGTATATGCACGGGCGCTTGGCGCCGAAGCGGGACTTGTGCGGCCACAAATCATTTCCGGCACCCATGCCATATCAACCGCATTATTCGGGGTTCTCCGCCCGGGGGATGAGCTCCTTTACATAACAGGCCGCCCTTATGACACCCTTGAAGAAATCGTCGGCATCCGCGGAAACGGGAAAGGTTCGCTCAAAGAGTTCGGAATCAAATACCGTTCAATCGATCTGACTGAAGAGGGGATGGTTGATTTTAACGCTGTAAAACAAGCGATCGGATCCAATACGAAGATGATCGGAATTCAGCGTTCCAAAGGCTACGGCATACGTCCATCTTATACAGTTGAAGAAATCCGGGAAATGATTGATTTTGTAAAGGATCTCAAAGAAGACATCATCGTTTTCGTTGATAACTGTTACGGAGAATTTGTGGAAACGATGGAACCGGCTCACGCAGGAGCAGATCTAATGGCCGGCTCACTTATTAAAAATCCAGGTGGGGGACTCGCTAAAACAGGAGGCTATATCGTCGGCAGGGCCGATCTGGTGGAATTATGCGGGTACAGGCTGACATCACCGGGAATCGGAGCCGAAGCAGGTGCATCTCTATACAGCCTCCAGGAAATGTATCAAGGATTTTTTCTTGCACCACATATTGTTGCCCAGGCGGTAAAAGGGGCGATTTTCACATCTGCCTTTTTAGAAAAAGCAGGTTTAAGGACATCTCCAAAATGGAATAGTAAAAGGACTGATTTGATTCAATCCGTAGAATTTGATGATGCTGAAAGCATGGTGTCGTTCTGTCAGGCGATTCAGTTCGCTTCACCCGTCAATTCCCATGTGACACCGCATCCGAGTTATATGCCGGGCTATGAAGATGACGTCATCATGGCGGCGGGAACCTTCATTCAGGGGGCTAGCCTGGAGCTCACAGCCGATGGGCCGATCCGGCCGCCTTTTACCGCATACGTACAGGGCGGTCTGACTTATGAGCATGTGAAAATTGCAGTATGCCAGGCAGTTGACCGGCTAGAGGAAGATGGGCTGATCAAATTATGAACCGGCGTTGACGTTAAAAGGGCTGAAGCCCTTTTTCTCATTTTGCTTGCAATTCCCCCGGGGAAGTCTCCTCAAAAAAAATAATGTGAGAAAACCTAACATCCATTTGACAACATACCTTACATAAGATAAACTGTTAGTAATTGAATAAGGAATGTTCTGAAAAGGAGGAGTTGCAATGGGTGATACCATACGCCGCAACATGCCCCTCTTTCCTATGGGAATCGTCATGAAACTCACAGAATTATCAGCCCGGCAAATTCGCTATTATGAAGAACACGGACTGGTAAGCCCTGCGCGTACAGAAGGGAACAGGCGCATGTTTTCTTTCAATGATGTTGACCGGCTGCTTGAAATCAAGGAGCTGATTGAAAGAGGCATCAATATGGCCGGCATCAAAGAGATTGTCCTGAGACAGGAGGAGACTCGTGCTCCCGCAGCTGAAAAAGCAGCAAAACCGGAAATGACCGATGAACAGCTGCGTGACATTTTGAGAAATGAGCTTCAACATGCCGGCAGGTATAACAAAGCGTCCCTGCGTCAAGGAGAGTTATCAAGGTTTTTCCATTAATGGCAAATATAGCCGTTGATGACTTTATAAAAAAGTGGGAGGAAGAATAGCAAAATGTCTAAGTATTCAAAAGAAGATATCCTGAATTTAGCTGATAAGGAAAATGTAAAATTTATCCGACTCCAATTCACAGATTTGCTTGGAATCATCAAAAACGTAGAAATCCCGGTAGATCAGCTGCCTAAAGCACTCGACAATCAAATGATGTTTGACGGTTCTTCCATTGAAGGTTTTGTCCGTATTGAAGAATCTGATATGTACCTTTTCCCTGATCTTGATACATGGGTCATTTTCCCGTGGACATCTGAGAAAGGAAAAGTGGCCCGCCTGATCTGTGATATTTACAATCCGGACGGCACTCCGTTTGAAGGAGACCCGCGCGGCATTCTCAAGCGCATGCTCAAAGAAATGGAAGAGCTCGGCTTCACCGACTTCAACATTGGACCTGAACCGGAGTTCTTCCTGTTTAAAAATGATGAAAACGGTGAACCGACCCTCGAACTGAACGATAAAGGCGGATATTTTGACCTTGCACCGACCGACCTCGGCGAAAACTGCCGTCGTGATATCGTCCTTGAACTCGAGGATATGGGTTTTGAAATTGAAGCATCACACCATGAAGTTGCACCCGGCCAGCATGAGATCGACTTTAAATACGCTTCTGCTTTGCGGGCCTGTGATGACATCCAGACATTCAAACTGGCTGTGAAAACAATCGCACGGAAACACGGCCTTCATGCAACCTTCATGCCGAAACCGCTCTTTGGCGTCAATGGATCTGGAATGCATGCGAACATGTCCCTGTTCAGGAATGGCGAAAACGCGTTCTATGATACTGAAGGAGACTTGCAGCTCAGCGATACGGCCCGTCATTTCGTAGCCGGTATCCTCAAGCACGCTGAATCCTTTACCGCGATCACTAACCCGACGGTAAATTCCTATAAGCGTCTTGTTCCCGGGTATGAAGCGCCTTGTTATGTTGCCTGGTCTTCAAAAAACAGAAGCCCGCTTGTCCGTGTACCTGCTTCACGCGGCCTTTCGACCCGGATTGAAGTCCGCAGTGTCGATCCGGCAGCGAACCCTTACCTGGCTATGGCGGTCATGCTTGCGGCTGGACTTGACGGCATCAAAAACAATATGTCCGCGCCGTCTCCTGTCGACCGCAACATTTATGTGATGAACAAAGATGAACGAATGAGCATCGGAATCAACGATCTTCCTTCCACACTGAAAGAAGCACTTGAGCTGCTGAAAAAAGATGAAGTACTGATGACAGCACTCGGCAAACATGCATCGGAACACTTTATCGAAGCTAAAGAAATTGAGTGGGATATGTTCCGGACCCAGGTTCACCCTTGGGAACGTGAACAATACTTTACAACATATTAAGACAGAAACAAAGCCTCCCGGAGACGGGGGGCTTTTTAAATATCCTCAAAAAAAAACAGCCGGCAGTGTGACCGGCTGTTTCATATTCCTATAGTAAAGATGGCGGTTTGCGGGATGACAGCAAAAACAGCATCCGCTGCTTAATGAACCATCCTGTAGACGCCGACCACTTTTCCGAGGATGCTTACATTCCGGAGGATGATCGGATCCATTGTGGAATTTTCAGGCTGGAGGCGGACATAGTCCTTTTCTTTAAAGAAACGTTTTACAGTAGCTTCGTTCTCATCCGTCATGGCGACAACGATATCACCGTTGTTCGCGGTGCTTTGCTGGCGGACGATGACCATGTCTCCGTCATAAATGCCCGCTTCAATCATACTGTCTCCGACGATATTTAGGATATAAACATTTTCATCCGCCGCTGCGACAAACCGCTCAGGCAAAGGCATATATTCTTCCACGTTTTCGATTGCTGAAATTGGCTGCCCGGCAGTTACCTTACCGATAACAGGAACATTGACTGTCCGGCTGACAGGGATGTCCTGGGCGGACTGGGTGCCAAGGACTTCGATTGCCCGAGGCTTAGTGGGATCCCTCCTGATCAGGCCCTTCTTTTCAAGCCGTGCCAGATGTCCGTGTACAGTAGAACTTGAAGCAAGCCCGACTGCTTCGCCGATCTCCCTGACGGAAGGGGGATAGCCTTTTTGATGGACTTCTTCTTTAATGAAATTCAGGATTTCCTCCTGGCGTTTTGAGAGTTTTGTCATTTTGTGCACCCCGTTCGTTTCCTTTTCTTACCGTAAGTATACCATGTCCCTGTCCAGCATACAAACATAAGTTCGAAAAACCGTTGACGGAAACATTTGTTCCCTTTATAATGAACTCAACAAAAGCGAACGTATATTCTTGGGGAGGGAATAGAAAGATGCAAAGCAAAATCGATATGACATTTGTCGCTGCATTTATTTTCATGATCCTGTTTACAACAGCTACAGTGGTGATGGCAGCGCCGCTTGACAGGGAAGATTACATAAAAGTAACGATAGAAAAGGGAGATACACTCTGGGGGCTTGCTGAGGAATACCACGACCATCATGTTTACACTGCTGAGGAATTCATCGGCTGGGTCACTGACCATAACGACGTGGAACGGTCCGCTATTTATCCAGGACAGAAAATTCTCATTCCGGTCGAAAAAGACTGAGGCGGCACCGGCAATCCAGAGTGCAATAAAGAAATAGAGTTACACATATGCGGAAGGGACAACGTTTATGAATTATGACAGATGGGCTTTTGGACACCCTCATAAAATAAAAGAACATACAGGTGATCAAACATGAATGCAGTCCTTTACTGCAGAGTCAGTACTGATAAAAATACACAGGAGACTTCAATCGCCAGGCAAAATGAAGAGTTAACGAAGCTTGCCGGTGAACTGGACATACACATAGTCGAAATGATAGAAGAGAAAAAAAGCGGTTATGAAATTGACCGCGATGGTGTATTCCGCTTTCTTGAGCTGTTTCAGACAGGGCAAGCGGATGCTTTGCTCATCCAGGATGAGACAAGGCTTGGCAGAGGGAATGCACGCATTGCTCTTCTGCATACGCTGCAAAAACTCGGCATCAAAATTCATACGATTTCCCATCAAGGTGAACTTAAACTGTCGGAAGCGGATTCTATGGTTCTTGATATTGTGAGCATCGTAGAAGAATATCAGCGTAAGCTCCATAATCTCAAAATCAAACGTGGTATGAAGCGGGCGGTTGCAAATGGATACAGGCCGCAGCAAAACTTGACCAGCAGGAATCACGGTCCGGGAAGGGAAAGGAAGGAAGTGCCGGTATCAGAAATTGTCAGGCTGCGGAACAATGGCCTGACCTTTGCTGAAATTGCTGCCACCCTGCGGGGGCTTGGTTTTGGCATCTCGAAGGCTACGGTCAACAGGCGCTATCAGGAATACATGGGGTCGATGGATGATGGGAATGCTGGGGAGTAGACTGTGAAAACCAAACATGATAAAATAAAAACCCTTAATGGGCTAATTATTATGTATAAGGAGTTTTTTGATGCTTTCACCTGAAAAAATAAACCGGATCAATGAGTTGGCACGCAAGTCGAAACGTGATGGCTTGACTCCGGAAGAAGTAAAAGAGCAAAAAAAATTGCGGGAAGAATATTTGCAGGCTTTCCGGGGAAACTTTGACCGCACATTGCAAAATGTGAAAATAGTGGATCCAAACGGAAATGACGTGACGCCGGAAAAGCTGAAACAGAAAAAACATTCAAATAAAGGACACAAACACTGAGAGATACAGCTAGCCGGATTGCTGTATCTTTTTTGTTTTGGGCTCGTAATTCACGGGAAAAGAGATATAATACAATAGTAGAATTGATTAACCGTTCTTCAGCTGTTTTGAGTGCTTGAACATTTAATTCAAGAAAGCTATGATTGTAGCTGGGAACGGATAAACACATTACATAGAAGGGATGAAAATTTTATGGCAGATAACATCCACGATCTTTCCATTAATACCATCCGGACGCTTTCAATTGATGCAATTGAAAAAGCACAATCAGGACATCCGGGAATGCCAATGGGAGCAGCTCCTATGGCATACAGTCTCTGGACTAAATATATGAATCAGAACCCGGCGAATCCGGAATGGTTCAACAGGGACCGTTTTGTCCTGTCTGCAGGACACGGCTCCATGCTTTTATACAGTCTTCTTCATCTGGCAGGTTACGATGTCACAATGGACGATCTCAAAAACTTCCGCCAGTGGGGCAGCCGAACGCCTGGTCATCCGGAATACGGCCATACATCTGGTGTTGAAGCAACAACAGGACCGCTTGGCCAGGGTATTGCAATGGCTGTAGGGATGGCGATGGCTGAAAGGCATCTTGCAGCAAAATATAACCGCGGCAGCTATAATGTAGTGGACCACTTTACATACAGTATTTGCGGTGACGGCGACTTGATGGAAGGCATTTCCGGAGAGGCTGCCTCCTATGCCGGCCATATGAAACTGGGCCGCCTTGTTGTGTTATATGACTCAAATGATATTTCCCTTGACGGCCAGCTGGACCGCTCGTTCACCGAAAGCGTCGAAGACCGTTTTAAAGCTTATGGATGGCAGGTAATCAGGGTGGAGGACGGAAACAATCTTGAGGAAATTGAAGAAGCTCTGGAAAATGCAAGAGCGGATCTTGATCGCCCTACACTGATTGAAGTGAAAACAACGATCGGATACGGCTCCCCTAACAAAGCCGGCTCTTCAGCCTCTCACGGTGCACCGCTTGGCGAAGAAGAAGCGAAAATGACGAAAGAGTCTTATAAATGGACGTTTGAACGGGATTTCCATGTACCTGATGAAGTTTACAGCCACTTTAACGAAAAAGTGAAAGAGAACGGCCAACAAAAAGAAAATGAGTGGAATAAGCTGTTTGATTCATATAAAAATGAACATCCTGAACTGGCAAGGGATCTTGAAACAGCGATCAAGGGCGAGCTTCCGGAAGGATGGGAAAGCCATCTGCCGGAGTATGCTCCAGGCGAACACAAAGCTGCTACCCGCGCCTCCAGCGGTGAAGTGCTGAACGGAATCGCAAATGGAATCCCGAACTTCTTCGGCGGTTCTGCAGACCTGGCCGGCTCCAATAAAACACTGATTAAAGATGAAGAGGATTTTTCCGCAAGCAATTATGCAGGCCGGAATATCTGGTTCGGTGTTCGTGAATTTGCGATGGGTGCCGCTCTGAACGGCATGGCACTCCATGGCGGGCTGAAAGTGTATGGCGGAACATTCTTCGTCTTCTCCGACTACTTGCGCCCGGCTATCCGCCTGGCAGCCTTAATGGGGCTTCCTGTCACATACGTATTTACACATGACAGCATTGCTGTCGGTGAGGACGGCCCTACACACGAACCGATTGAACAGCTGCCTTCATTAAGAGCGATGCCTGGTTTGTCCATCATCCGCCCGGCAGACGGCAATGAAACGAAGGCTGCCTGGAAAATGGCCATGGAAAGCACAAATAAACCAACAGCGCTTGTGCTTACACGCCAGGGACTGCCGACAATGGCAACCGGACAAAAAGCAGAAGAAGGAGTCCGCAAAGGTGCATACGTCATTTCGTCCGCACAAAACGGAAACCCTGAGGCGCTTCTTCTTGCGTCTGGCTCAGAAGTGAGCCTTGCTGTGGAAGCGCAGAAAGAACTTGAAAAAGACGGCATCCATATATCAGTGGTGTCCATGCCTTCCTGGGACAGATTTGAAGAACAATCAGAAGAATATAAGGAAAAAGTCATCCCGAAATCCGTCAAGAAGCGTCTTGCTATTGAAATGGCTGCCACTTTCGGATGGGAGCGCTATACCGGCGATGAAGGAAAAGTGCTCGGCATAGACCGTTTCGGTGCTTCTGCTCCGGGAGAAAAGGTCGTATCAGAATATGGCTTCAATGTAGGAAATGTGGTTTCTGAGCTTAAATCCCTTCTGAAAAAATAATATGAAATTCCCGAAACCTCCGGCCGAGCCGGGGGTTTTTTCATCGTATAGGAAAGTGAAAGTTGTCAGGAAGGAAGGAATGAAAAGGAGCAGACAATTTTATGGATATAGAACGGCAGATGTGCCGCCGTCTTTGCCTGAAAGCTCGCCAATCGGCGAGTTTTCGCTGTTGTTAAGGAAATTATAATATTTAAGCGTTGCGGATAGCCAGAAGGGAATTGTCCAGCTCCAGGCGCAAGCGGCTATCGTCATAAGCAGGCGCCTTGCGCATTTATTCTGTCCATGACACTAACAGTCTATATGCAAGCGGCTCCATTCGACAAAAATAGAAGAGATTTGTTTCACGGATAGACATTGATTATATAAATGTTCCGCTATACTGACAGAAAGGAGATTACAGGAGGGGGCTGCATGAGAAGGTTCGTCATTTATCTTGTGGAAGAAGAGTTTTGCCACCACTTCTTCGGCAACGAAGACCGATTATACAATTTGTTTTATCAATATGAATTTAAACAGGACATGCAAGCATATAACGTTGTCAAAAGGCAGGTCCAATATATTACACGGAGGGTCCCGATCCAATTGCTCAAGCATGAAATCGGGTCAAGGATAAAGAGCCGCCCGGACGGACATATTTTGTTGAATACATTCTATATTGACGCGAATGATACGCGGGCGAGCTTATCACTGCACCAGAACTTCTTATTGCTGCGATCAAGCGGAACATATGAAGCGGAAACGATCTTTTTTGAAGCGTTGCGTAAAATAGACTCTTATTTTCTTGCGATTGACTATCATAATAAAAACTATGGATGGCTCAACCCGATAAAACAGCGTAAATTTGTATGAAATTCGACAAAATGGCTCCGACTTATTGTATAATAGGAACGGTTTTAGTACACTTTACAGTAGACAGTTTGAAG harbors:
- the hflX gene encoding GTPase HflX, which codes for MDHVKDRERAVLVASWLQQDTEERIEYSLDELASLTGTAGGEVAGVYTQKRQKIDPATYIGKGKIQEIAAAADELDADLVIFNDELSPSQIRNLSGLFHQRVIDRTQLILDIFAGRAKSREGQLQVELAQLQYLLPRLGGQGEAMSRLGAGIGTRGPGETKLESDRRHIRRRIDDLKKQLQVIVEHRERYRERRKRNRATQIALVGYTNAGKSTLFNKLTEAESFEEDLLFATLDPLTRKMIIPSGATVLLTDTVGFIQDLPTTLVAAFRSTLEEVKEADLIVHVVDSSNPDHFNHEETVYELLEDLGVNDIPILTVYNKKDEMLEDFIPGTRAGSKLLISAFEEEDINRLKAEVQSCLIKEMTAYDVTVNENNGRLLARLAAETILQERTYDEAETGYRCTGYIHPHVPLYKELAENKGE
- a CDS encoding aminotransferase class I/II-fold pyridoxal phosphate-dependent enzyme, whose amino-acid sequence is MYEHFTNSSKIEQYANEIEKQIEPLHRIADQTAESNQFRVLESFRHFQVSDFHFTPSTGYGYDDAGRDTLERVYARALGAEAGLVRPQIISGTHAISTALFGVLRPGDELLYITGRPYDTLEEIVGIRGNGKGSLKEFGIKYRSIDLTEEGMVDFNAVKQAIGSNTKMIGIQRSKGYGIRPSYTVEEIREMIDFVKDLKEDIIVFVDNCYGEFVETMEPAHAGADLMAGSLIKNPGGGLAKTGGYIVGRADLVELCGYRLTSPGIGAEAGASLYSLQEMYQGFFLAPHIVAQAVKGAIFTSAFLEKAGLRTSPKWNSKRTDLIQSVEFDDAESMVSFCQAIQFASPVNSHVTPHPSYMPGYEDDVIMAAGTFIQGASLELTADGPIRPPFTAYVQGGLTYEHVKIAVCQAVDRLEEDGLIKL
- a CDS encoding MerR family transcriptional regulator, which codes for MGDTIRRNMPLFPMGIVMKLTELSARQIRYYEEHGLVSPARTEGNRRMFSFNDVDRLLEIKELIERGINMAGIKEIVLRQEETRAPAAEKAAKPEMTDEQLRDILRNELQHAGRYNKASLRQGELSRFFH
- the glnA gene encoding type I glutamate--ammonia ligase: MSKYSKEDILNLADKENVKFIRLQFTDLLGIIKNVEIPVDQLPKALDNQMMFDGSSIEGFVRIEESDMYLFPDLDTWVIFPWTSEKGKVARLICDIYNPDGTPFEGDPRGILKRMLKEMEELGFTDFNIGPEPEFFLFKNDENGEPTLELNDKGGYFDLAPTDLGENCRRDIVLELEDMGFEIEASHHEVAPGQHEIDFKYASALRACDDIQTFKLAVKTIARKHGLHATFMPKPLFGVNGSGMHANMSLFRNGENAFYDTEGDLQLSDTARHFVAGILKHAESFTAITNPTVNSYKRLVPGYEAPCYVAWSSKNRSPLVRVPASRGLSTRIEVRSVDPAANPYLAMAVMLAAGLDGIKNNMSAPSPVDRNIYVMNKDERMSIGINDLPSTLKEALELLKKDEVLMTALGKHASEHFIEAKEIEWDMFRTQVHPWEREQYFTTY
- the lexA gene encoding transcriptional repressor LexA produces the protein MTKLSKRQEEILNFIKEEVHQKGYPPSVREIGEAVGLASSSTVHGHLARLEKKGLIRRDPTKPRAIEVLGTQSAQDIPVSRTVNVPVIGKVTAGQPISAIENVEEYMPLPERFVAAADENVYILNIVGDSMIEAGIYDGDMVIVRQQSTANNGDIVVAMTDENEATVKRFFKEKDYVRLQPENSTMDPIILRNVSILGKVVGVYRMVH
- the yneA gene encoding cell division suppressor protein YneA, whose product is MQSKIDMTFVAAFIFMILFTTATVVMAAPLDREDYIKVTIEKGDTLWGLAEEYHDHHVYTAEEFIGWVTDHNDVERSAIYPGQKILIPVEKD
- a CDS encoding YneB family resolvase-like protein, which codes for MNAVLYCRVSTDKNTQETSIARQNEELTKLAGELDIHIVEMIEEKKSGYEIDRDGVFRFLELFQTGQADALLIQDETRLGRGNARIALLHTLQKLGIKIHTISHQGELKLSEADSMVLDIVSIVEEYQRKLHNLKIKRGMKRAVANGYRPQQNLTSRNHGPGRERKEVPVSEIVRLRNNGLTFAEIAATLRGLGFGISKATVNRRYQEYMGSMDDGNAGE
- a CDS encoding DUF896 domain-containing protein → MLSPEKINRINELARKSKRDGLTPEEVKEQKKLREEYLQAFRGNFDRTLQNVKIVDPNGNDVTPEKLKQKKHSNKGHKH
- the tkt gene encoding transketolase — translated: MADNIHDLSINTIRTLSIDAIEKAQSGHPGMPMGAAPMAYSLWTKYMNQNPANPEWFNRDRFVLSAGHGSMLLYSLLHLAGYDVTMDDLKNFRQWGSRTPGHPEYGHTSGVEATTGPLGQGIAMAVGMAMAERHLAAKYNRGSYNVVDHFTYSICGDGDLMEGISGEAASYAGHMKLGRLVVLYDSNDISLDGQLDRSFTESVEDRFKAYGWQVIRVEDGNNLEEIEEALENARADLDRPTLIEVKTTIGYGSPNKAGSSASHGAPLGEEEAKMTKESYKWTFERDFHVPDEVYSHFNEKVKENGQQKENEWNKLFDSYKNEHPELARDLETAIKGELPEGWESHLPEYAPGEHKAATRASSGEVLNGIANGIPNFFGGSADLAGSNKTLIKDEEDFSASNYAGRNIWFGVREFAMGAALNGMALHGGLKVYGGTFFVFSDYLRPAIRLAALMGLPVTYVFTHDSIAVGEDGPTHEPIEQLPSLRAMPGLSIIRPADGNETKAAWKMAMESTNKPTALVLTRQGLPTMATGQKAEEGVRKGAYVISSAQNGNPEALLLASGSEVSLAVEAQKELEKDGIHISVVSMPSWDRFEEQSEEYKEKVIPKSVKKRLAIEMAATFGWERYTGDEGKVLGIDRFGASAPGEKVVSEYGFNVGNVVSELKSLLKK
- the sirA gene encoding sporulation inhibitor of replication protein SirA, coding for MRRFVIYLVEEEFCHHFFGNEDRLYNLFYQYEFKQDMQAYNVVKRQVQYITRRVPIQLLKHEIGSRIKSRPDGHILLNTFYIDANDTRASLSLHQNFLLLRSSGTYEAETIFFEALRKIDSYFLAIDYHNKNYGWLNPIKQRKFV